One part of the Spirochaetota bacterium genome encodes these proteins:
- a CDS encoding diguanylate cyclase, translating into MKILIVEDDHFFQEAVKRDLESAGYNVLICNNGRDAIKIIKDQEVRVAIIDWIMPGMDGITLCKEIRGLHLYRYVYIIMLTSKRRKQDTIIALEAGADDFLTKPADKEELISRIKVGMRILELENRLILSQRELLKLAKEDPLTNLLNRRSFLDEALKELDRAIREGREISTVMVDIDDFKRINDTYGHQIGDEIIIEFARRLQSSCRTYDILGRYGGEEFLILLPQTKSSSAVKIAKRIRSVIKNKPFKIMGEGITVTASFGVSVLKPDGRSKDDQIDDLVKRTDIALYEAKKGGKNRVAVNVK; encoded by the coding sequence ATGAAAATACTAATTGTTGAGGATGATCATTTTTTTCAGGAGGCGGTAAAAAGGGATCTTGAGTCTGCGGGATATAATGTGCTGATTTGTAATAATGGAAGAGATGCAATCAAAATAATTAAGGATCAAGAAGTTCGCGTTGCGATTATTGATTGGATTATGCCAGGGATGGATGGGATTACTCTGTGTAAAGAGATCAGAGGTTTACATCTTTATAGATATGTCTATATTATTATGCTTACATCGAAGAGGAGAAAACAGGATACAATTATAGCATTGGAAGCTGGAGCGGATGATTTTTTAACAAAACCCGCTGATAAGGAGGAGTTGATATCAAGAATTAAGGTTGGGATGCGAATATTAGAACTTGAGAATAGGTTAATTTTGTCACAGAGGGAATTGTTAAAGCTGGCTAAGGAGGATCCCCTTACAAATCTATTAAATAGAAGATCATTTCTCGATGAGGCGTTAAAGGAATTGGACAGAGCCATCAGGGAGGGGAGGGAAATCTCAACCGTTATGGTTGATATCGATGATTTTAAAAGAATAAATGATACATATGGACACCAAATTGGCGATGAGATAATTATCGAGTTTGCCAGGAGATTACAATCCTCATGTAGAACCTATGATATATTAGGGAGATATGGCGGGGAGGAGTTTCTTATTCTCTTACCCCAAACTAAATCATCCAGTGCTGTAAAGATTGCAAAACGAATTCGATCTGTAATAAAAAACAAACCCTTTAAGATCATGGGTGAGGGAATCACAGTCACAGCAAGCTTCGGTGTATCGGTCTTGAAACCTGATGGCAGATCAAAGGATGACCAAATAGACGATCTTGTTAAAAGAACAGATATTGCCCTATACGAGGCTAAAAAAGGGGGAAAGAACAGGGTAGCGGTCAATGTAAAGTAA